From bacterium, one genomic window encodes:
- a CDS encoding superoxide dismutase, translated as MPSKLNSRDHLKPKGLEGISDKQLDFHFDTHYKGYVTKYNEIQERLGKADLAGANQNYSEFRSLKVEESFNYMGIILHELYFENLGKKGEPSSSFKEMVWKKFGSEENLWAIFKATGIALRGWAVLSLDIFTGHLMVNGLDAHNLYGFIGSIPIIVLDVYEHAYYVDQGPKRAPYIDNFFKNLNWEVINRRLEKALASYQTLKDFIK; from the coding sequence ATGCCTAGTAAACTTAATAGTAGAGATCATCTAAAACCTAAAGGCTTAGAGGGTATCTCAGATAAACAGTTAGATTTCCATTTTGATACTCACTACAAGGGCTATGTCACTAAGTACAATGAAATACAGGAACGTTTGGGCAAAGCCGATCTTGCAGGTGCCAATCAGAATTACTCAGAGTTTCGAAGCTTAAAGGTAGAGGAATCATTTAACTACATGGGTATTATCCTCCATGAACTCTACTTTGAGAATTTAGGGAAAAAGGGAGAACCTTCTTCCTCATTTAAAGAAATGGTATGGAAAAAGTTTGGTTCCGAAGAAAACCTTTGGGCTATTTTTAAGGCTACCGGTATTGCTTTAAGAGGCTGGGCAGTATTATCGTTAGATATCTTCACTGGACATCTAATGGTAAATGGGTTAGATGCCCACAACCTCTATGGGTTTATCGGTTCTATTCCCATTATAGTTTTGGATGTTTATGAGCACGCTTACTATGTGGATCAAGGACCAAAGCGAGCCCCCTATATCGACAATTTCTTTAAAAATTTAAACTGGGAAGTGATAAATCGTAGACTAGAGAAAGCATTAGCAAGCTACCAAACTCTTAAGGATTTTATAAAATAG